In Flammeovirgaceae bacterium 311, one DNA window encodes the following:
- a CDS encoding regulatory P domain of subtilisin-like proprotein convertases — protein MAETKKLSRQQEKMFFMKKVYSCYLGLALLGGMVNVPLVNAQTFTEQSSLLLPGSSSYIDWGDFDNDGDLDVAISKPAGGTAFSIWKNLGSGTFSEHATYPVANVQTVRSQWADLNNDGLLDVLAAGNIGNSGLAKIYTNSSNGTFTETSLTVQGNMFVESAAIGDYDNDGDMDLLLSGHVNGVGKRTRLLRNEGDLNFTFVSNAGFPDVSDGNLAWKDVDNDGDLDVFISGAKDFYQTDILSAIYINNGDHTFSALTTLGPANSGILFASWGDYDNDGYQDLLISGKNTSTNVYFNKVYRNNSNKTFTEQTNIVLADIYAGQSDWIDFNNDGSLDIALIGNKVSRLYSNNQNYTFSEHTGFPSLAFDVYRGGRWADYDNDGDMDLAVVGYANGGTSRIFKNNSLLKNTGSVAPSGLTASSPNGRDVVFKWTVAADAQTPQSGLTYNISLYNSAEGRWIHWPAAFELSGKRLLAKAGPVQYSTAGYTIKDLPSGTYKWSVQAIDAGLMGGKFAPDLTFTHINLDAISLHVGNGMLGNTTTGIQYSINSTNGVNGTWTSCLNTTTPVALGNGGFAVWVRETANTSNYRKVADVATRAAAPVYTINFRLERTYEWVPATVEYSTNSSFSPATNGNNGWLTVLPGKDLYFRTKATATHLASQTFMLLVPARPATPAYTIDFAAETTAEALKTNDFYSKNADMTVASGGGNSKIKLIPGETLYFKSLYSSTSFASEGTQMLVMPARPAKPAFTLNYLAETTNEAVPATVSYSATLNMANATAGTGVKLSIVPGQNLYFAVTATASSFRSESFLLEIPARPATPSFTINYNTETTHQVVPATVNYSTSQSMDFPTAGEGRTLLLEPGYNLYFAVPASVSSFSSNVFSLNVPARPATPAFTIDYFAETTVQTATTTHEYSKNADLSGAVSGTGAKIALNPGSEFYYLYLRKKAGSSNFASAIQKLLVKDRAFTPSYEIDYKTESTTTFISTYDEYAYSADMSGAVTGTLTAKAPVIPGQTLYIRGKATTQRFASVPLQLIAPARPSAPAYGIDFVNETIDRVIPEHHEFGYSSNLSDAERGWDEKIALTPGTNLYIRAIATPTSFKSEVKTLTVPARPATPAYTIDYTNETTKQLVPNTDEYSVNADMSLAHSGTGGNLVLTPGQKLYFRKKASASNFISAVQTLTIPARPAAPVYTINFAQEKTIEVVPATTEYANNANMFNPGSGVGTHLVLTPGQTLYFRQKASTNSFRSGTTSLAIPGRPASPVYSIDYEAEATDEEVPASHEYTGNADMSNARIGTGAVVTVIPGQPLYLRVKATATSFASAKRTLNVPARPAAPAYHINYVLEQTREAVPATVDYASTDDMEVAAAGTDEPLMLVPGETIYFRVRASYLNFKSDVSILSIPARPAAPVYSIDYVLEKTVEAVATSDEYATVPAMTESLDGDGAPVAVVPGTNLFFRTRATENKFSSEIGNLLVAPRPEFSPGYSIDYINETTSEAVPAIHEYATDSDMKGATPGSGEKISLTPGQSLHFRAKATSNSFASSVYSLEVADRPDAPDHAVISDKDDTFGWTSNSLFTSAEAYEYSINGGSSWSVCASNPQKIGHFDLAAAEVQVRIKATNTNFSSEALISGEAFTRALGLQSFTQAGLLLYPNPATDKLFLDALPEQAVLAIYSVDGKLVKSYHLHQGNNQIDISEMRQGAYILKIKGNKLNAQIRLLKQ, from the coding sequence TTGGCTGAAACAAAAAAACTGTCGAGGCAGCAAGAAAAAATGTTCTTTATGAAAAAAGTCTACTCCTGTTATTTAGGACTGGCACTACTTGGCGGAATGGTGAATGTTCCGCTGGTGAATGCGCAAACCTTCACCGAACAATCATCCCTGTTACTGCCAGGTAGCAGCAGTTATATCGATTGGGGAGATTTTGACAATGACGGAGATCTGGATGTAGCTATCTCCAAACCTGCCGGTGGAACAGCCTTCAGCATCTGGAAAAACCTAGGCAGTGGCACATTCAGTGAACATGCCACCTATCCCGTAGCGAATGTACAGACGGTAAGATCTCAATGGGCTGATTTGAACAATGATGGCCTACTCGATGTGCTGGCAGCTGGCAACATTGGTAACAGTGGTTTGGCCAAAATTTACACCAACAGCAGCAATGGCACATTTACTGAAACCAGCCTTACCGTACAGGGTAATATGTTTGTCGAATCGGCTGCCATTGGCGATTATGATAATGACGGAGACATGGACCTCCTCCTGTCCGGACATGTGAATGGTGTAGGTAAACGAACCAGGTTATTGCGCAACGAAGGAGATCTTAATTTTACCTTTGTCAGCAACGCCGGATTTCCTGATGTATCAGACGGCAACCTGGCATGGAAAGATGTGGATAATGATGGCGACCTCGACGTTTTTATCAGTGGTGCCAAAGACTTTTATCAGACGGATATTTTGAGTGCCATATATATCAACAATGGCGACCACACCTTCTCAGCGCTCACTACTTTGGGTCCTGCCAACTCAGGTATTCTTTTTGCCAGCTGGGGCGATTATGACAACGATGGCTACCAGGATCTTCTGATCAGTGGAAAAAACACCAGCACTAATGTATACTTCAATAAGGTTTACAGGAACAACAGCAATAAAACTTTTACTGAGCAAACAAATATCGTACTGGCAGATATTTATGCCGGACAGTCAGACTGGATAGACTTTAACAATGATGGCAGCCTTGATATTGCTTTGATTGGAAACAAAGTCAGCAGATTATACAGCAATAACCAGAATTATACATTCTCTGAACATACCGGCTTTCCCAGCCTGGCATTTGATGTATACCGTGGCGGCCGCTGGGCCGATTACGATAATGACGGAGACATGGACCTTGCAGTGGTTGGCTATGCCAACGGTGGCACAAGCAGAATCTTCAAAAACAACAGCCTTTTGAAAAATACGGGTTCTGTTGCTCCCAGCGGGCTAACCGCAAGCTCCCCAAATGGCAGAGATGTTGTGTTTAAATGGACTGTTGCAGCAGATGCACAAACTCCTCAAAGTGGCCTTACCTATAATATTTCCCTTTACAATTCAGCTGAAGGCAGGTGGATTCACTGGCCAGCTGCTTTTGAACTTTCTGGTAAACGCCTGCTGGCGAAGGCTGGTCCTGTTCAGTATAGTACTGCCGGCTACACCATTAAAGACTTGCCTTCTGGTACATACAAATGGAGTGTACAGGCCATAGATGCTGGTCTGATGGGCGGAAAATTCGCACCAGATCTTACTTTCACACATATTAACCTTGATGCAATTAGTTTACATGTGGGTAACGGAATGCTTGGCAATACCACTACCGGCATACAATACAGCATCAACAGCACCAATGGTGTAAATGGCACCTGGACCAGCTGTTTAAACACCACCACCCCTGTTGCACTGGGTAATGGTGGTTTTGCTGTATGGGTGCGTGAGACAGCCAATACCTCCAACTACCGCAAGGTAGCAGATGTGGCTACGCGTGCAGCCGCCCCTGTATATACCATCAATTTCAGGCTGGAAAGAACTTATGAATGGGTTCCTGCTACGGTAGAGTATTCAACAAATAGCAGCTTCTCTCCTGCTACCAATGGCAATAATGGCTGGCTTACGGTTTTACCAGGCAAAGACCTGTACTTCCGTACAAAAGCAACAGCCACTCATCTGGCTTCTCAAACATTTATGCTGCTTGTACCTGCAAGACCGGCAACACCAGCATACACCATAGACTTTGCTGCAGAAACCACCGCAGAGGCGCTTAAAACAAACGACTTCTACTCTAAGAATGCAGACATGACTGTTGCCAGCGGCGGTGGTAACAGTAAGATAAAGCTTATACCGGGAGAAACGTTATATTTCAAATCACTTTACTCTTCTACCAGCTTTGCTTCTGAAGGCACACAAATGCTGGTAATGCCTGCACGTCCGGCCAAGCCTGCCTTTACGCTAAATTATCTGGCAGAAACTACCAATGAAGCGGTGCCAGCTACCGTTAGCTACTCTGCCACACTAAATATGGCTAATGCAACTGCTGGTACAGGGGTAAAACTATCTATTGTACCTGGCCAAAACTTGTATTTTGCCGTTACTGCTACTGCTTCCAGCTTCAGGTCAGAATCTTTCCTGCTGGAAATACCCGCAAGACCTGCCACGCCTAGCTTTACCATTAACTACAACACAGAAACTACTCACCAGGTAGTACCGGCTACCGTAAACTACTCCACCTCACAAAGTATGGATTTCCCTACTGCCGGAGAGGGTCGCACCCTGCTGCTGGAACCAGGTTACAATCTCTATTTTGCAGTACCTGCCTCCGTCAGCAGTTTCAGCTCTAACGTGTTTAGCCTAAACGTTCCGGCACGTCCTGCAACACCGGCTTTCACGATCGATTACTTTGCGGAAACAACGGTACAGACAGCTACTACCACCCATGAGTATTCAAAAAATGCTGACCTGAGTGGTGCCGTCAGCGGCACTGGTGCTAAAATAGCGCTGAACCCAGGAAGTGAATTTTATTACCTCTACCTGCGTAAAAAAGCAGGCAGCAGCAACTTTGCCTCTGCTATTCAGAAGCTACTTGTAAAGGACAGAGCCTTTACGCCAAGCTATGAAATAGATTATAAAACAGAATCCACCACAACCTTTATCAGTACTTATGATGAATACGCTTACAGCGCTGATATGAGTGGTGCTGTAACGGGTACGCTCACAGCCAAAGCACCTGTAATTCCCGGCCAGACGCTCTACATCAGGGGCAAAGCCACCACACAAAGGTTTGCCTCTGTGCCGCTGCAGCTTATTGCACCAGCACGCCCATCTGCACCTGCCTATGGTATTGATTTTGTAAACGAAACCATCGACAGGGTAATACCTGAACATCATGAATTTGGATACAGCAGTAACCTTAGCGATGCAGAAAGAGGCTGGGATGAAAAAATAGCCTTAACGCCAGGCACCAATCTGTACATCAGGGCTATCGCCACTCCTACTTCTTTTAAATCCGAAGTAAAAACACTTACAGTACCGGCACGCCCTGCAACACCTGCCTATACCATTGACTACACCAATGAAACTACAAAACAGCTGGTACCCAATACAGATGAGTATTCTGTGAATGCCGATATGTCTCTGGCCCATTCAGGCACAGGAGGAAATCTTGTACTGACGCCAGGCCAGAAACTCTATTTCAGGAAAAAGGCATCAGCGAGCAACTTTATATCTGCTGTACAAACCCTGACTATTCCTGCCCGCCCTGCGGCACCCGTATACACGATTAACTTTGCGCAGGAGAAAACTATCGAAGTGGTACCTGCCACCACTGAGTATGCCAATAACGCTAACATGTTTAACCCGGGCAGCGGCGTTGGTACCCATTTAGTTTTAACACCCGGACAAACCCTTTACTTCCGCCAGAAGGCTTCTACAAACAGTTTCAGATCAGGAACTACTAGTTTGGCCATTCCCGGCAGACCCGCAAGCCCTGTATACAGCATCGACTATGAGGCAGAAGCCACAGATGAAGAAGTTCCGGCAAGCCATGAGTACACCGGCAATGCTGATATGAGCAACGCCCGGATTGGTACTGGTGCAGTAGTAACGGTGATTCCTGGTCAGCCCCTTTACCTAAGAGTAAAAGCTACTGCTACCAGCTTTGCTTCTGCTAAACGTACGCTAAATGTTCCTGCACGTCCGGCAGCACCAGCATACCATATCAACTATGTGCTGGAGCAAACCCGGGAAGCGGTTCCTGCAACTGTGGATTATGCCTCCACTGACGATATGGAGGTGGCTGCTGCCGGTACTGACGAACCCCTGATGCTGGTACCCGGAGAAACTATTTATTTCCGTGTCAGGGCAAGCTATTTAAACTTCAAGTCTGATGTAAGCATCCTTAGCATACCGGCAAGACCTGCTGCCCCTGTCTATTCTATAGATTACGTACTGGAAAAAACTGTTGAAGCGGTAGCAACTTCTGATGAGTACGCTACAGTGCCTGCCATGACAGAATCCTTAGATGGCGATGGGGCACCTGTTGCAGTAGTACCTGGTACCAATCTTTTCTTCCGCACCAGGGCAACAGAAAACAAGTTTTCCTCTGAAATCGGCAACCTACTGGTAGCACCAAGGCCGGAGTTTAGCCCGGGCTATTCAATTGATTACATCAACGAAACCACCAGCGAAGCGGTACCTGCCATACATGAATATGCCACTGACAGCGACATGAAAGGTGCTACTCCTGGTTCAGGAGAAAAGATTTCCCTTACACCGGGCCAAAGCCTTCATTTCAGGGCTAAAGCTACCAGCAACAGCTTTGCTTCCAGTGTTTACAGCCTGGAAGTAGCCGATCGTCCGGATGCGCCGGACCATGCAGTGATCAGTGATAAAGACGATACCTTCGGCTGGACTAGTAACTCCTTATTTACAAGCGCTGAAGCTTATGAATACTCTATCAATGGCGGTTCAAGCTGGTCTGTGTGTGCCTCCAATCCGCAAAAGATAGGTCATTTTGATCTGGCTGCAGCTGAGGTGCAGGTGCGGATCAAAGCAACTAATACTAAT